The Agarilytica rhodophyticola genome has a window encoding:
- a CDS encoding nuclear transport factor 2 family protein, whose protein sequence is MISQLITKISSIVLLFAASVALASTPQQNSKYKTVFGKSSQKVNNEYQASVNSTPQHSRKYKVVFDKSGRELDGQAGKHDSEYHAVVNALQPYIQGARSGNGEHMDKAFYDHAKITGSIDGEFSSLDTTTFKNRINEQGEAPDADHRIAWIDISGPAAAAKIEFTNWRGRKSTDFFVLYKHQGEWKISGKVYDAES, encoded by the coding sequence ATGATTTCACAACTTATTACGAAAATAAGCTCAATTGTGCTCCTATTTGCAGCTAGTGTAGCTCTCGCTTCGACGCCACAGCAAAACTCCAAATATAAAACGGTATTTGGTAAATCTAGTCAAAAAGTGAACAATGAATATCAAGCCTCTGTAAATTCTACTCCTCAGCACAGCCGAAAATATAAAGTCGTATTCGATAAATCAGGCCGAGAGTTGGACGGACAAGCTGGCAAACATGACAGCGAATATCACGCTGTAGTTAACGCCTTGCAGCCCTATATCCAGGGTGCTCGCAGCGGTAATGGTGAACATATGGATAAGGCGTTTTATGACCACGCTAAGATAACCGGCTCTATCGATGGAGAATTCTCAAGTCTCGATACTACGACTTTTAAGAATAGAATTAATGAGCAAGGCGAAGCGCCAGATGCTGACCACCGCATTGCCTGGATCGATATATCTGGACCTGCAGCGGCTGCTAAAATTGAATTTACTAACTGGAGAGGCCGAAAATCCACCGACTTTTTTGTTCTATATAAACATCAGGGTGAATGGAAAATTAGTGGCAAAGTATACGACGCTGAGTCGTAA